One genomic segment of Scophthalmus maximus strain ysfricsl-2021 chromosome 3, ASM2237912v1, whole genome shotgun sequence includes these proteins:
- the alas2 gene encoding 5-aminolevulinate synthase, erythroid-specific, mitochondrial isoform X1, whose product MAAFLHHCPFLKSVPKQALRRTGPALLSLADQCPIIARQITVGQLASLDAKLGISPTRPMSHRLPAADQRRMSAQTATRVAVSVSKDCPFVTSQIGMVRASPEVQEDVKEGFMTSLFKGLKDPITTTSVQNNTVTHQLKDNMVGPSYDYDRFFLEKIGEKKKDHTYRVFKTVNRRTEVFPFAEDYSISGREGSQVSVWCSNDYLGMSRHPQVLSAIRDALDRHGAGAGGTRNISGTSNFHVSLEKELAQLHQKDAALVFSSCFVANDSTLFTLAKMMPGCEIYSDAGNHASMIQGIRNSGAKRFIFRHNDSRHLEELLQRSDPKTPKIVAFETVHSMDGAICPLEELCDVAHRHGALTFVDEVHAVGLYGQHGAGVGERDSIKHKIDIVSGTLGKAFGCVGGYIASSAALVDTVRSFAAGFIFTTALPPMVLAGALESVRVLKSPEGQALRRAHQRNVKHMRQLLMDNGLPVVNCPSHIIPIRVGNAELNTKVCDTLLERHNIYVQAINYPTVPRGEELLRLAPSPHHNPAMMEYFVDALVEVWQEVGLLLNRPATASCTFCDRPLHFDLMSEWEKSYFGNMEPQYITVSA is encoded by the exons ATGGCCGCCTTCCTTCACCACTGCCCCTTCCTGAAGTCCGTACCCAAGCAGGCTTTGAGGAGGACAGGACCCGCCTTGCTGTCTCTGGCCGATCAGTGCCCCATCATCGCTCGCCAGATCACCGTGGGCCAGCTGGCCTCTCTGGACGCCAAGCTGGGCATCTCGCCCACCAGACCAATGAGTCACAGACTTCCCGCAGCGGACCAAAGGAGGATGTCTGCTCAGACGGCCACCCGGGTGGCTGTGTCCGTGTCGAAGGACTGCCCCTTTGTCACCTCTCAGATTGGGATGGTCCGCGCGAGCCCTGAAGTACAGGAGGACGTCAAAGAAG GTTTTATGACTTCTCTGTTCAAAGGATTAAAAGATCcaatcacaacaacatcagTTCAAAACAACACTGTCACCCACCAACTTAAAGACAACATGG TCGGCCCCAGCTACGACTACGACCGCTTCTTCCTTGAGAAGataggagagaaaaagaaggaccACACATACAGAGTCTTCAAGACGGTGAACAGGAGGACCGAGGTCTTCCCTTTCGCAGAGGATTACTCCATCTCTGGGCGGGAGGGCTCCCAGGTGTCCGTCTGGTGCAGCAACGACTATCTGGGGATGAGTCGGCACCCGCAGGTCCTCAGTGCCATCAG AGATGCCCTGGACCGGCACGGTGCTGGAGCAGGTGGGACCAGAAACATCTCGGGCACCAGTAACTTCCACGTGTCCCTGGAGAAGGAGCTCGCCCAGCTGCACCAGAAAGACGCCGCCCTggtcttctcctcctgctttgtGGCAAATGACTCCACCCTCTTCACTCTAGCCAAAATGATGCCGG GGTGCGAGATCTACTCTGATGCAGGGAACCACGCATCAATGATTCAGGGCATCAGGAACAGCGGCGCAAAGCGCTTCATCTTCCGCCACAATGACAGCCGAcacctggaggagctgctgcagcgctCCGACCCCAAGACGCCCAAAATTGTGGCATTTGAGACTGTGCACTCGATGGATG GTGCCATATGTCCTCTGGAAGAGCTGTGCGATGTCGCTCACCGTCATGGAGCTCTGACGTTCGTTGATGAAGTTCATGCCGTGGGCCTTTATGGACAACACGGAGctggagtgggagagagggacagtATCAAGCACAAGATCGACATTGTGTCCGGGACCTTGG GGAAGGCATTCGGCTGTGTGGGAGGCTACATTGCGAGCAGCGCCGCCCTAGTGGACACGGTGCGCTCCTTCGCAGCGGGCTTCATCTTCACCACCGCTCTGCCACCGATGGTCCTGGCTGGAGCCCTGGAGTCTGTGCGGGTCCTGAAGAGCCCCGAGGGCCAGGCGCTCCGCAGGGCCCACCAGAGGAACGTCAAACACATGAGGCAGCTGCTCATGGACAATGGCCTGCCTGTGGTCAACTGCCCCAGCCACATCATCCCCATACGG GTGGGCAACGCTGAGCTGAACACCAAGGTGTGTGACACCCTGCTGGAGAGACACAACATCTACGTCCAGGCCATCAACTACCCCACAGTGCCTCGTGGTGAGGAGCTGCTGCGCCTGGCCCCGTCCCCTCATCACAACCCCGCCATGATGGAGTACTTTGTGG ATGCACTGGTGGAGGTGTGGCAGGAGGTGGGGCTCCTGCTCAACCGCCCGGCCACGGCCTCCTGCACCTTCTGTGACCGCCCGCTGCATTTTGACCTCATGAGTGAGTGGGAAAAGTCCTACTTCGGTAACATGGAACCACAATACATCACTGTGTCTGCGTAA
- the alas2 gene encoding 5-aminolevulinate synthase, erythroid-specific, mitochondrial isoform X2, giving the protein MAAFLHHCPFLKSVPKQALRRTGPALLSLADQCPIIARQITVGQLASLDAKLGISPTRPMSHRLPAADQRRMSAQTATRVAVSVSKDCPFVTSQIGMVRASPEVQEDVKEGLKDPITTTSVQNNTVTHQLKDNMVGPSYDYDRFFLEKIGEKKKDHTYRVFKTVNRRTEVFPFAEDYSISGREGSQVSVWCSNDYLGMSRHPQVLSAIRDALDRHGAGAGGTRNISGTSNFHVSLEKELAQLHQKDAALVFSSCFVANDSTLFTLAKMMPGCEIYSDAGNHASMIQGIRNSGAKRFIFRHNDSRHLEELLQRSDPKTPKIVAFETVHSMDGAICPLEELCDVAHRHGALTFVDEVHAVGLYGQHGAGVGERDSIKHKIDIVSGTLGKAFGCVGGYIASSAALVDTVRSFAAGFIFTTALPPMVLAGALESVRVLKSPEGQALRRAHQRNVKHMRQLLMDNGLPVVNCPSHIIPIRVGNAELNTKVCDTLLERHNIYVQAINYPTVPRGEELLRLAPSPHHNPAMMEYFVDALVEVWQEVGLLLNRPATASCTFCDRPLHFDLMSEWEKSYFGNMEPQYITVSA; this is encoded by the exons ATGGCCGCCTTCCTTCACCACTGCCCCTTCCTGAAGTCCGTACCCAAGCAGGCTTTGAGGAGGACAGGACCCGCCTTGCTGTCTCTGGCCGATCAGTGCCCCATCATCGCTCGCCAGATCACCGTGGGCCAGCTGGCCTCTCTGGACGCCAAGCTGGGCATCTCGCCCACCAGACCAATGAGTCACAGACTTCCCGCAGCGGACCAAAGGAGGATGTCTGCTCAGACGGCCACCCGGGTGGCTGTGTCCGTGTCGAAGGACTGCCCCTTTGTCACCTCTCAGATTGGGATGGTCCGCGCGAGCCCTGAAGTACAGGAGGACGTCAAAGAAG GATTAAAAGATCcaatcacaacaacatcagTTCAAAACAACACTGTCACCCACCAACTTAAAGACAACATGG TCGGCCCCAGCTACGACTACGACCGCTTCTTCCTTGAGAAGataggagagaaaaagaaggaccACACATACAGAGTCTTCAAGACGGTGAACAGGAGGACCGAGGTCTTCCCTTTCGCAGAGGATTACTCCATCTCTGGGCGGGAGGGCTCCCAGGTGTCCGTCTGGTGCAGCAACGACTATCTGGGGATGAGTCGGCACCCGCAGGTCCTCAGTGCCATCAG AGATGCCCTGGACCGGCACGGTGCTGGAGCAGGTGGGACCAGAAACATCTCGGGCACCAGTAACTTCCACGTGTCCCTGGAGAAGGAGCTCGCCCAGCTGCACCAGAAAGACGCCGCCCTggtcttctcctcctgctttgtGGCAAATGACTCCACCCTCTTCACTCTAGCCAAAATGATGCCGG GGTGCGAGATCTACTCTGATGCAGGGAACCACGCATCAATGATTCAGGGCATCAGGAACAGCGGCGCAAAGCGCTTCATCTTCCGCCACAATGACAGCCGAcacctggaggagctgctgcagcgctCCGACCCCAAGACGCCCAAAATTGTGGCATTTGAGACTGTGCACTCGATGGATG GTGCCATATGTCCTCTGGAAGAGCTGTGCGATGTCGCTCACCGTCATGGAGCTCTGACGTTCGTTGATGAAGTTCATGCCGTGGGCCTTTATGGACAACACGGAGctggagtgggagagagggacagtATCAAGCACAAGATCGACATTGTGTCCGGGACCTTGG GGAAGGCATTCGGCTGTGTGGGAGGCTACATTGCGAGCAGCGCCGCCCTAGTGGACACGGTGCGCTCCTTCGCAGCGGGCTTCATCTTCACCACCGCTCTGCCACCGATGGTCCTGGCTGGAGCCCTGGAGTCTGTGCGGGTCCTGAAGAGCCCCGAGGGCCAGGCGCTCCGCAGGGCCCACCAGAGGAACGTCAAACACATGAGGCAGCTGCTCATGGACAATGGCCTGCCTGTGGTCAACTGCCCCAGCCACATCATCCCCATACGG GTGGGCAACGCTGAGCTGAACACCAAGGTGTGTGACACCCTGCTGGAGAGACACAACATCTACGTCCAGGCCATCAACTACCCCACAGTGCCTCGTGGTGAGGAGCTGCTGCGCCTGGCCCCGTCCCCTCATCACAACCCCGCCATGATGGAGTACTTTGTGG ATGCACTGGTGGAGGTGTGGCAGGAGGTGGGGCTCCTGCTCAACCGCCCGGCCACGGCCTCCTGCACCTTCTGTGACCGCCCGCTGCATTTTGACCTCATGAGTGAGTGGGAAAAGTCCTACTTCGGTAACATGGAACCACAATACATCACTGTGTCTGCGTAA
- the alas2 gene encoding 5-aminolevulinate synthase, erythroid-specific, mitochondrial isoform X3 — MAAFLHHCPFLKSVPKQALRRTGPALLSLADQCPIIARQITVGQLASLDAKLGISPTRPMSHRLPAADQRRMSAQTATRVAVSVSKDCPFVTSQIGMVRASPEVQEDVKEVGPSYDYDRFFLEKIGEKKKDHTYRVFKTVNRRTEVFPFAEDYSISGREGSQVSVWCSNDYLGMSRHPQVLSAIRDALDRHGAGAGGTRNISGTSNFHVSLEKELAQLHQKDAALVFSSCFVANDSTLFTLAKMMPGCEIYSDAGNHASMIQGIRNSGAKRFIFRHNDSRHLEELLQRSDPKTPKIVAFETVHSMDGAICPLEELCDVAHRHGALTFVDEVHAVGLYGQHGAGVGERDSIKHKIDIVSGTLGKAFGCVGGYIASSAALVDTVRSFAAGFIFTTALPPMVLAGALESVRVLKSPEGQALRRAHQRNVKHMRQLLMDNGLPVVNCPSHIIPIRVGNAELNTKVCDTLLERHNIYVQAINYPTVPRGEELLRLAPSPHHNPAMMEYFVDALVEVWQEVGLLLNRPATASCTFCDRPLHFDLMSEWEKSYFGNMEPQYITVSA, encoded by the exons ATGGCCGCCTTCCTTCACCACTGCCCCTTCCTGAAGTCCGTACCCAAGCAGGCTTTGAGGAGGACAGGACCCGCCTTGCTGTCTCTGGCCGATCAGTGCCCCATCATCGCTCGCCAGATCACCGTGGGCCAGCTGGCCTCTCTGGACGCCAAGCTGGGCATCTCGCCCACCAGACCAATGAGTCACAGACTTCCCGCAGCGGACCAAAGGAGGATGTCTGCTCAGACGGCCACCCGGGTGGCTGTGTCCGTGTCGAAGGACTGCCCCTTTGTCACCTCTCAGATTGGGATGGTCCGCGCGAGCCCTGAAGTACAGGAGGACGTCAAAGAAG TCGGCCCCAGCTACGACTACGACCGCTTCTTCCTTGAGAAGataggagagaaaaagaaggaccACACATACAGAGTCTTCAAGACGGTGAACAGGAGGACCGAGGTCTTCCCTTTCGCAGAGGATTACTCCATCTCTGGGCGGGAGGGCTCCCAGGTGTCCGTCTGGTGCAGCAACGACTATCTGGGGATGAGTCGGCACCCGCAGGTCCTCAGTGCCATCAG AGATGCCCTGGACCGGCACGGTGCTGGAGCAGGTGGGACCAGAAACATCTCGGGCACCAGTAACTTCCACGTGTCCCTGGAGAAGGAGCTCGCCCAGCTGCACCAGAAAGACGCCGCCCTggtcttctcctcctgctttgtGGCAAATGACTCCACCCTCTTCACTCTAGCCAAAATGATGCCGG GGTGCGAGATCTACTCTGATGCAGGGAACCACGCATCAATGATTCAGGGCATCAGGAACAGCGGCGCAAAGCGCTTCATCTTCCGCCACAATGACAGCCGAcacctggaggagctgctgcagcgctCCGACCCCAAGACGCCCAAAATTGTGGCATTTGAGACTGTGCACTCGATGGATG GTGCCATATGTCCTCTGGAAGAGCTGTGCGATGTCGCTCACCGTCATGGAGCTCTGACGTTCGTTGATGAAGTTCATGCCGTGGGCCTTTATGGACAACACGGAGctggagtgggagagagggacagtATCAAGCACAAGATCGACATTGTGTCCGGGACCTTGG GGAAGGCATTCGGCTGTGTGGGAGGCTACATTGCGAGCAGCGCCGCCCTAGTGGACACGGTGCGCTCCTTCGCAGCGGGCTTCATCTTCACCACCGCTCTGCCACCGATGGTCCTGGCTGGAGCCCTGGAGTCTGTGCGGGTCCTGAAGAGCCCCGAGGGCCAGGCGCTCCGCAGGGCCCACCAGAGGAACGTCAAACACATGAGGCAGCTGCTCATGGACAATGGCCTGCCTGTGGTCAACTGCCCCAGCCACATCATCCCCATACGG GTGGGCAACGCTGAGCTGAACACCAAGGTGTGTGACACCCTGCTGGAGAGACACAACATCTACGTCCAGGCCATCAACTACCCCACAGTGCCTCGTGGTGAGGAGCTGCTGCGCCTGGCCCCGTCCCCTCATCACAACCCCGCCATGATGGAGTACTTTGTGG ATGCACTGGTGGAGGTGTGGCAGGAGGTGGGGCTCCTGCTCAACCGCCCGGCCACGGCCTCCTGCACCTTCTGTGACCGCCCGCTGCATTTTGACCTCATGAGTGAGTGGGAAAAGTCCTACTTCGGTAACATGGAACCACAATACATCACTGTGTCTGCGTAA